From Flavobacteriales bacterium, the proteins below share one genomic window:
- the rsmH gene encoding 16S rRNA (cytosine(1402)-N(4))-methyltransferase RsmH, translated as MSLPYHIPVLLEESVDALNIKPDGVYIDVTFGGGGHSRHILSKLGEKGKLIAFDQDRDVLENTPEDERFKLILQNFRYIKNALLLYGIKEVDGILADLGVSSHQFDTPERGFSYRFDADLDMRMNTNLHLTAKEVINTYEAKELIRVFSDYGEVRNTKSLVHKLIQYREDKEIETTNELCQILEKMCKPNMTNKYFAQIFQALRIEVNQEMEVLKDFLKNTTALLKPEGRLSVITYHSLEDRLVKRFMNSGNFEGKIEKDFYGNPLTPFKKITKKPILAPSNEIQDNSRARSAKLRVAEKKIN; from the coding sequence GTGAGCTTACCTTATCATATTCCCGTATTACTAGAAGAATCCGTTGATGCTTTAAATATCAAGCCCGATGGAGTGTATATAGACGTTACCTTTGGTGGTGGAGGTCATTCACGCCATATTCTCTCAAAACTTGGTGAAAAGGGCAAGCTCATCGCCTTTGATCAAGACCGAGATGTATTGGAAAACACACCCGAAGATGAACGCTTTAAGCTGATTCTTCAAAATTTCCGATATATCAAAAATGCGTTGTTACTTTATGGAATAAAAGAAGTGGATGGAATTTTGGCAGATTTAGGAGTTTCTTCTCATCAGTTTGATACTCCCGAAAGAGGATTTTCCTATCGTTTTGATGCCGATTTAGACATGAGAATGAATACGAACCTTCATTTGACTGCAAAAGAAGTAATAAATACTTATGAAGCAAAAGAGCTGATTAGAGTTTTTTCGGACTATGGAGAGGTAAGAAATACCAAATCATTAGTGCATAAATTGATTCAGTATAGAGAAGACAAAGAGATAGAAACTACCAATGAACTCTGTCAAATTCTTGAAAAAATGTGCAAACCCAATATGACCAATAAGTATTTTGCACAAATTTTTCAGGCCCTTAGAATTGAGGTTAATCAAGAGATGGAAGTTTTAAAAGATTTCTTAAAAAATACCACCGCACTTTTAAAACCCGAAGGAAGATTATCCGTTATAACCTATCATTCACTAGAAGATCGATTGGTAAAAAGATTTATGAATAGTGGGAATTTTGAAGGAAAAATAGAAAAGGATTTCTATGGAAATCCACTAACACCTTTTAAAAAAATAACAAAAAAACCCATTTTGGCACCTTCAAACGAAATTCAGGATAATTCCAGAGCCAGAAGTGCTAAATTGCGAGTTGCCGAAAAGAAAATTAATTAA
- a CDS encoding UDP-N-acetylmuramoyl-L-alanyl-D-glutamate--2,6-diaminopimelate ligase: MKTLKDILAFSKVEQTIGNLEQFISKIELDSRSCEPDSLFVAIKGHQVDGHLFIEKAIENGAQAIICEELPKNYQESVTYVQVADSQKVLAEAAAAFYDFPSRKIKMIGITGTNGKTTTSTLLFDLFNGLGLKSGLISTIEYKIGENSYTSTHTTPNAIRVQELLAEMVAANCLYCFMEVSSHALDQKRVWRVDYDLAIFSNISRDHLDYHPDYNHYIASKKLLFDHLKEDAYALVNKDDKHGETMLLHTKAKAYTYSLKGMADFKTKIIETDLQGSLINLNDIEAYVQLIGRHNIYNTTVCFAVASLMGLDIIDTVRLLTTLAPAKGRFQQIYGPENRIGIVDYAHTPDALENILKSISEIKYESSQIITVVGCGGDRDKGKRPQMAKIACQYSHQVILTSDNPRSEDPDTIITDMEKGIPPQDVGKVLSITQRDQAIKTALRLSKPKDVILVAGKGHETYQEINGKKHHFDDAEEIQKNFILIPQN; encoded by the coding sequence GTGAAAACACTAAAAGATATTCTCGCTTTTTCAAAAGTAGAGCAAACAATAGGAAACTTAGAACAATTTATTTCCAAAATAGAACTGGATTCCAGAAGTTGTGAACCAGATAGTTTATTTGTAGCAATAAAAGGGCATCAAGTAGATGGACACCTTTTTATTGAGAAAGCTATAGAAAATGGTGCTCAAGCAATCATTTGTGAAGAACTTCCAAAGAATTACCAAGAATCGGTGACTTATGTTCAGGTGGCAGATAGCCAAAAAGTATTGGCAGAAGCTGCTGCTGCTTTTTATGATTTTCCATCGAGAAAAATTAAAATGATTGGAATCACAGGAACTAATGGAAAAACCACGACTTCTACCCTGCTTTTTGATCTTTTTAATGGTTTAGGACTAAAATCTGGATTAATTTCTACTATTGAATATAAAATAGGAGAAAACAGCTACACTTCTACACACACCACGCCCAATGCCATTAGAGTACAAGAGCTTTTAGCAGAAATGGTAGCGGCAAATTGTTTGTATTGTTTTATGGAAGTCTCTAGTCATGCTTTAGACCAAAAAAGAGTGTGGAGGGTAGATTATGATCTAGCAATTTTTTCAAATATTAGCAGAGATCACTTAGATTATCACCCAGATTATAACCATTATATTGCTAGTAAAAAACTCCTTTTTGATCATCTTAAAGAAGATGCTTATGCCTTAGTCAATAAAGACGACAAACATGGGGAAACCATGCTTTTGCACACAAAAGCAAAGGCCTATACCTATAGTTTGAAAGGAATGGCTGATTTCAAAACAAAAATTATTGAAACAGACCTTCAAGGAAGTTTGATAAACCTCAATGATATAGAAGCTTATGTTCAGCTGATTGGACGACACAATATCTATAATACTACGGTGTGTTTTGCAGTTGCAAGTCTTATGGGCTTGGATATTATTGACACAGTTAGATTATTGACAACTTTAGCACCTGCTAAAGGACGTTTTCAGCAAATTTATGGACCAGAAAATAGAATCGGAATTGTGGACTATGCCCACACACCTGATGCTTTAGAAAATATCCTAAAATCGATCTCAGAAATAAAATATGAATCTTCACAAATTATTACCGTTGTAGGTTGTGGAGGTGATCGAGATAAAGGGAAAAGACCGCAGATGGCAAAAATTGCTTGTCAATATTCTCACCAAGTTATTCTCACATCAGATAATCCAAGAAGTGAAGATCCAGATACGATTATTACTGATATGGAAAAAGGAATTCCACCTCAAGATGTAGGGAAAGTACTTTCAATAACTCAAAGAGATCAAGCTATTAAAACTGCTCTGCGTTTATCGAAACCTAAAGATGTAATTCTTGTTGCAGGAAAAGGACATGAAACCTATCAAGAAATAAATGGAAAAAAACATCACTTTGATGATGCTGAAGAAATTCAAAAAAACTTTATCTTAATCCCACAAAACTAA
- a CDS encoding transpeptidase family protein, whose protein sequence is MEQTGRVVKETKIFFVFIAVGILLLSIPIRIMHLEITEGTELRKKSSNYGADRKEVRPIRGSIYDLNQNLLVTSLPIYDIGCDPKNIKDELVEDHIDSLSIKIFEKFPKRFPSPKAFKKKYLKIRQRNGQYMMISKGVSYTDVVEIKNFPIFNKGRFKGGFVSTKKETRVKPFNALAQRSLGYLVEGEKPNVGLEGSYNRQLTGETGFMMMQRISGSMYKPIPSRNNQEPIDGADIVTYLDIRMQDLCHNALLKQVEKYKALNGSMILMEVKTGAIKAMVNLRRGSDGVYRETRNYAVGAAKEPGSTFKLFSYMVAMEDGHIDTNDMIETGNGEHVFYGQKMRDSHRGGFGTISVKEAFEKSSNIAIAKIVEKHYRSNPQDFVDKLARLGVNQKIGVDIPGEPIPTIKNEGDKGWSLVSLPWMAYGYEVALSPIQILSYYNAIANHGELVKPQLVKEVVRAGRIIETFPKKVLNSSICTEETLGKLKSMMKGVVAKGGTASNIASEQFTSGGKTGTCQTDYWNGQRAYISSFAGFFPYDNPKYSCIVVVEKPDTKIGFYGNVVAAPAFAEVRNSLFSEKSIDLEPQDDIDYQKMPEQNIVFAEDLEPILDELDIDNNIVEQHQGWLNMKGSEDRLMVENHFIEESAVPNVIGMNLMDALFLLENIGLKVSYSGIGKIKSQSLAEGKIPKKGDLIKLELE, encoded by the coding sequence ATGGAGCAAACAGGACGCGTTGTCAAAGAAACAAAAATATTTTTCGTTTTTATAGCGGTAGGAATTCTATTGCTCAGCATTCCTATTCGTATCATGCATCTAGAAATTACCGAAGGAACGGAGCTTAGAAAAAAATCTAGTAATTATGGTGCAGACCGTAAAGAAGTACGTCCCATCCGTGGGAGTATCTATGATCTGAATCAAAACCTCTTGGTGACTTCCTTACCCATTTACGATATCGGTTGTGATCCTAAAAACATCAAGGATGAACTTGTAGAAGACCATATAGACAGTCTTTCTATAAAAATATTTGAGAAATTTCCCAAAAGATTCCCTAGTCCAAAAGCATTTAAGAAAAAATACCTTAAAATCAGGCAAAGAAATGGACAGTATATGATGATCTCCAAAGGCGTAAGCTATACGGATGTTGTGGAAATAAAGAATTTTCCGATCTTTAATAAAGGAAGATTTAAAGGTGGTTTTGTAAGCACCAAAAAAGAAACCCGCGTAAAACCCTTTAATGCACTTGCGCAGCGATCATTAGGATATTTGGTAGAAGGAGAAAAACCTAATGTTGGACTTGAGGGATCTTATAATAGACAACTCACAGGTGAAACAGGTTTTATGATGATGCAACGCATCTCTGGGTCGATGTACAAACCCATTCCCTCAAGAAACAATCAAGAACCGATAGATGGAGCAGATATTGTGACCTATCTTGATATCAGAATGCAGGATCTTTGTCATAATGCCTTGCTCAAGCAAGTAGAAAAATACAAAGCACTCAATGGTTCTATGATTCTTATGGAAGTAAAAACAGGTGCGATAAAAGCCATGGTAAACTTGCGTAGAGGATCTGATGGAGTCTATCGTGAAACCAGAAATTACGCCGTGGGTGCAGCAAAAGAGCCTGGTTCTACTTTTAAACTATTTTCTTATATGGTTGCCATGGAAGATGGACATATAGATACCAATGACATGATAGAAACAGGAAATGGTGAACATGTATTCTACGGTCAAAAGATGCGAGATTCTCATAGAGGAGGGTTCGGAACTATTTCTGTTAAAGAAGCTTTTGAGAAATCCTCCAATATTGCAATTGCTAAAATTGTTGAAAAACACTATCGTTCAAACCCTCAGGACTTTGTAGATAAACTTGCAAGATTGGGCGTAAACCAAAAAATTGGCGTTGATATTCCAGGAGAACCCATTCCAACAATAAAAAACGAAGGAGACAAAGGTTGGTCGCTCGTTTCATTGCCTTGGATGGCTTATGGGTATGAAGTAGCTTTGAGTCCTATTCAAATCCTTTCATATTATAATGCTATTGCAAACCATGGAGAACTGGTAAAACCACAGCTCGTAAAAGAAGTGGTACGTGCAGGAAGAATTATTGAAACTTTTCCTAAAAAAGTCCTTAATAGCAGTATTTGTACAGAAGAAACCTTAGGAAAGCTAAAATCCATGATGAAAGGCGTAGTTGCCAAAGGAGGAACGGCTTCCAATATTGCCTCAGAGCAGTTTACTTCTGGAGGGAAAACAGGAACTTGTCAAACAGATTATTGGAATGGTCAAAGAGCTTATATCTCTTCTTTTGCAGGCTTTTTTCCTTATGATAATCCTAAATATTCTTGTATCGTAGTTGTAGAAAAACCTGATACCAAAATTGGATTTTATGGAAATGTAGTTGCTGCTCCTGCTTTTGCAGAAGTACGAAATTCTCTTTTCTCAGAAAAAAGTATAGACCTTGAACCTCAGGATGATATTGATTATCAAAAAATGCCTGAGCAAAATATCGTTTTTGCAGAAGATTTAGAACCAATTTTAGATGAATTGGATATCGATAATAACATCGTTGAACAACACCAAGGATGGCTGAATATGAAAGGATCTGAAGATCGATTAATGGTCGAAAATCATTTTATAGAAGAAAGTGCCGTGCCAAATGTGATAGGAATGAACCTCATGGATGCCTTATTTCTGTTAGAAAATATAGGTTTAAAAGTTTCTTATTCTGGAATAGGAAAAATAAAATCTCAATCCTTAGCAGAAGGGAAAATTCCTAAAAAGGGTGATTTGATAAAATTAGAACTGGAGTGA
- a CDS encoding FtsL-like putative cell division protein: protein MKKVLKLVRSYFTGTIFQQAEVKKQGPLMLLIFVWVIVIIYVAGSADYKIYRLRKLDDERRALKSEHVKYRTQLMEQTKPSTVIEEVEKLGLEPTFEAPQKIQVD from the coding sequence ATGAAAAAAGTACTCAAACTCGTTCGTTCCTACTTTACAGGAACCATTTTTCAGCAAGCTGAGGTCAAAAAACAAGGACCTTTGATGCTGTTAATCTTTGTTTGGGTAATTGTGATTATTTATGTGGCAGGTTCGGCAGATTATAAAATTTACCGACTCAGAAAATTAGATGACGAAAGAAGAGCCCTAAAAAGTGAGCACGTAAAATACAGAACACAGCTCATGGAGCAAACAAAGCCTTCTACCGTTATTGAAGAAGTAGAAAAACTAGGTTTAGAACCCACTTTTGAAGCCCCACAAAAAATACAAGTTGACTAA
- the mraY gene encoding phospho-N-acetylmuramoyl-pentapeptide-transferase: MLYYLFDYLHESLDFPGAGVFQYISFRAGMAFIFSLLVTIFIGKKIINILQKKQLGEEIRKLGLEGQEEKAGVPTMGGIIIILGILIPVLLFSQLDNVYIILLMITTVWLGFIGGLDDYLKKKHKNKDGLAGKYKIVGQVVLGLIVGFTLYFHPNVTVKEKRYLADSELQAKVQAEQVYSEADVKNYELVETKDLKTTIPFFKNNELDYGKIFGDIGSDYGWLIFVPIVIFIIVAMSNAANLTDGIDGLATGTSAIIGLALGIFAYLSGNVVFSDYLNILYIPNSGEMVIFIAAFVGSTLGFLWYNTFPAQVFMGDTGSLMLGGVIAVFAIAIRKELLLPILAGIFVAENLSVVLQVSYFKYTKKKFGEGKRIFLMSPLHHHFQKVGIKEPKIVMRFFLVGLLLAVLSIVTLKLR, from the coding sequence ATGCTTTATTATCTTTTTGATTACCTCCATGAGAGTTTAGATTTTCCAGGAGCAGGAGTGTTCCAATATATTAGTTTCCGAGCAGGAATGGCTTTTATTTTCTCTCTTTTAGTGACTATTTTTATTGGAAAAAAAATTATTAATATTCTTCAAAAGAAACAATTAGGAGAAGAAATAAGAAAGCTCGGACTAGAAGGGCAAGAGGAAAAAGCTGGGGTTCCTACCATGGGAGGAATTATCATAATTTTAGGAATTCTTATTCCAGTATTACTATTTAGTCAGCTAGATAATGTTTATATCATTCTCTTGATGATTACCACAGTTTGGTTAGGTTTTATTGGAGGACTAGATGATTATCTGAAGAAAAAACACAAGAATAAAGATGGACTTGCTGGGAAATATAAAATAGTGGGACAAGTAGTTTTAGGTCTCATTGTAGGTTTTACTCTGTATTTTCATCCCAATGTAACTGTAAAGGAAAAAAGATACCTTGCTGATTCTGAGTTGCAAGCGAAAGTTCAAGCAGAGCAGGTTTATTCTGAGGCGGACGTGAAAAATTATGAACTAGTAGAAACAAAAGATCTCAAAACTACCATACCTTTCTTTAAAAATAACGAGCTAGATTATGGTAAAATATTTGGAGATATTGGTTCAGATTATGGTTGGTTGATTTTCGTTCCTATTGTCATTTTTATTATCGTAGCGATGTCAAATGCGGCAAATTTAACCGATGGAATAGATGGTTTAGCCACAGGAACTTCGGCAATTATCGGTTTGGCATTAGGGATATTTGCCTACTTATCTGGGAATGTGGTGTTCTCAGATTATTTGAATATTCTCTATATTCCAAATTCTGGAGAAATGGTAATTTTTATTGCCGCATTTGTGGGTTCTACCCTAGGTTTCTTATGGTACAACACTTTTCCTGCCCAAGTATTTATGGGAGATACAGGAAGTTTGATGCTTGGAGGTGTGATTGCCGTATTTGCTATTGCAATCAGAAAAGAATTACTTCTTCCTATCTTAGCAGGAATTTTTGTTGCCGAAAATCTGTCGGTGGTTTTGCAAGTTTCTTATTTTAAATATACCAAAAAGAAATTTGGAGAAGGGAAAAGGATCTTTTTAATGTCTCCGCTTCATCATCATTTTCAAAAAGTGGGAATTAAAGAACCTAAAATTGTGATGCGCTTTTTCTTAGTTGGTTTGCTCCTTGCAGTACTTTCTATTGTGACCTTAAAGCTAAGATAA